The following proteins are co-located in the Callospermophilus lateralis isolate mCalLat2 chromosome 8, mCalLat2.hap1, whole genome shotgun sequence genome:
- the Dok7 gene encoding protein Dok-7 — MTEAALVEGQVKLRDGKKWKSRWLVLRKPSPVADCLLMLAYKDKSDRAKGLRERSSLTLEDICGLEPGLPYEGLVHTLAIVCLSQAVMLGFDSRQAMCAWDARIRYALGEVHRFHVTVAPGTKLESGPATLHLCNDVLVLARDIPPAVVGQWKLPDLRRYGAVPSGFIFEGGTRCGYWAGVFFLSSAEGEQISFLFDCIVRGISPTKGPFGLRPALPDPGPGGSSTLEERAAQEALEALQLEKRLSMLSHSGRPGSGGDDRSLSSSSSEASHSDTSASSRLTPWPEQSSSLAGSSQEGPGLAAAQAPGEATLGASRLPPKPLRPRQLQEVGRQSSSDSGIATGSHSSYSGSFSSYADSSLDVWRAGGEECGSLLSLPPAAGAPEPSLCACPPGVAEYQVPTSLRHHYDTPRSLRQAPRDPSAASQGGPDHGATTDLGSQALAGCPSGWLGTRRRGQATEAPGSEATLPSPAPGEPWEAGGPHPGPPPAFFSACPVCGGLKVNPPP; from the exons ATTGCCTGCTCATGCTGGCCTACAAGGACAAGTCCGACCGTGCCAAGGGCCTCCGGGAGCGCAGCAGCCTGACCCTGGAGGACATCTGTGGCCTGGAGCCTGGCCTGCCCTATGAGGGTCTAGTCCACACGCTGGCCATCGTCTGCCTGTCCCAGGCTGTTATGCTGGGCTTCGACAGCCGCCAGGCCATGTGCGCCTGGGATGCCCGCATCCGCTATGCGCTTGGTGAGG TGCACAGGTTCCATGTGACAGTGGCTCCCGGCACCAAGCTGGAGAGCGGCCCGGCCACCCTCCACCTCTGCAATGACGTCCTGGTCCTGGCCAGGGACATCCCTCCGGCCGTTGTGGGGCAGTGGAAGCTGCCTGACCTCCGGCGCTACGGGGCTGTGCCGAGTGGATTCATCTTCGAAGGCGGGACCAGGTGTGGCTACT GGGCAGGGGTCTTCTTCTTGTCCTCCGCCGAGGGAGAGCAGATCAGCTTCCTGTTCGACTGCATCGTCAGAGGCATCTCCCCCACCAAGGGCCCCTTCGGGCTGCGGCCAGCCCTCCCAG ACCCAGGCCCCGGGGGCTCCTCAACCTTGGAGGAGCGAGCAGCCCAAGAAGCCCTGGAGGCCCTACAGCTGGAGAAGCGGCTGAGCATGCTCTCGCACTCCGGCCGGCCGGGCAGCGGAG GGGACGACCGCAGCTTGTCCAGCTCCTCCTCCGAGGCCAGCCACTCAGACACCAGCGCCAGCAGCAGGCTCACCCCGTGGCCGGAGCAGTCCTCGTCCTTGGCAGGCTCGTCACAGGAGGGGCCGGGGCTGGCGGCTGCCCAGGCCCCGGGGGAGGCCACGCTGGGTGCCTCAAGGCTGCCTCCCAAACCATTGCGGCCGCGGCAGCTGCAGGAGGTCGGCCGCCAGAGCTCCTCGGACAGCGGCATCGCCACGGGCAGCCACTCCTCCTACTCGGGCAGCTTCTCGTCCTACGCCGACAGCAGCCTGGACGTGTGGCGGGCGGGCGGCGAGGAGTGCGGCTCGCTGCTCAGCCTGCCGCCTGCCGCAGGGGCTCCTGAGCCCAGCCTGTGTGCCTGCCCGCCCGGGGTGGCGGAGTACCAGGTGCCCACCTCTCTGCGGCACCACTATGACACGCCCCGCAGCCTGCGCCAGGCCCCCCGGGACCCGAGCGCAGCCTCCCAGGGGGGCCCCGACCACGGCGCGACCACGGACTTGGGCAGTCAGGCGTTGGCCGGGTGTCCTTccggctggctgggcacaagacggCGGGGACAGGCGACAGAGGCCCCAGGCAGTGAGGCCACACTGCCCAGCCCAGCCCCCGGAGAGCCCTGGGAAGCAGGCGGGCCCCACCCAGGGCCACCTCCAGCTTTCTTTTCGGCATGTCCAGTCTGTGGAGGACTCAAGGTAAACCCCCCTCCCTGA